A section of the Methanococcus vannielii SB genome encodes:
- a CDS encoding tyrosine-type recombinase/integrase gives MDDIANMILIKKDSGKHQQADVKKLEIDNLVEEFSAQRRFDGIKDATIDNDNDRIKVFLRYSYYTLNKTPDTLTDKDYFAFFTYLKRERNCSDNTVNKYFKLLKVFYRLMKYSNFNDFVTESKERKRFSRFDIKHYDAIDEDTLNTILKKLLEANGDTKIRDATFMRLLWDTGCRVSEVCNLTYSASDLNKGVFKLTNTKTKQDRTVVCSKETLKLLNYFLQHDSKNAPEDYLFKSGRGAKMNKYTLSARFRDIVVELKKNGTIPKNRWLVIHSLRHGRAVDLLGKGVPIDVVKEYLGHTSIETTLIYSHSTDRKNKMLDQISKIL, from the coding sequence ATGGACGATATAGCTAACATGATACTAATTAAGAAAGATTCCGGAAAACATCAACAAGCCGATGTCAAAAAACTTGAAATTGACAATCTCGTTGAAGAATTCAGCGCACAGCGTAGGTTTGACGGAATAAAAGATGCAACAATTGATAACGATAACGATCGAATCAAAGTATTTTTACGATACAGTTACTACACGCTGAATAAAACTCCAGATACCCTAACGGACAAGGATTACTTTGCTTTTTTCACATATCTAAAACGGGAGCGAAACTGTAGCGATAACACAGTCAACAAATACTTCAAACTGCTAAAGGTGTTCTACCGGCTGATGAAGTACAGCAACTTCAACGATTTTGTAACCGAAAGTAAGGAACGTAAACGGTTTTCGCGGTTTGATATCAAGCACTACGATGCAATTGACGAAGATACGCTAAACACGATTTTGAAAAAGCTTCTCGAAGCAAACGGTGACACAAAAATACGGGATGCTACATTTATGCGGCTCTTGTGGGACACCGGTTGTCGGGTATCTGAAGTCTGTAACCTAACGTATTCCGCGTCAGACCTAAACAAAGGGGTGTTTAAGCTTACCAACACGAAAACTAAGCAGGATCGGACAGTTGTGTGTTCAAAAGAAACGTTGAAGCTTTTGAACTACTTCCTGCAGCATGATTCGAAGAACGCACCTGAAGACTACCTGTTCAAATCTGGACGTGGTGCTAAGATGAATAAATACACGTTATCTGCACGGTTTAGGGATATCGTGGTTGAATTAAAGAAAAATGGAACAATTCCAAAGAATCGGTGGCTAGTTATACATTCACTACGTCACGGTCGAGCAGTTGATCTACTCGGAAAAGGTGTTCCGATCGATGTTGTGAAGGAATATCTTGGTCATACTTCCATCGAAACTACTCTTATTTATTCACACTCAACAGACCGAAAAAACAAAATGCTCGACCAGATTTCAAAGATTTTGTAG
- a CDS encoding chemotaxis protein CheC — translation MNLSKEEWDVILKGILEEEFGGEKMLLKTATYSTKNLESIENLGKTAAEKAANFVQEMSGESVDVKVFKVNLTSTPELLDKISDEENKVFTQIDFNGEISGVGVLIFSEESALKMADAMLLGMGMEEESNEKFGEMRVSAINETCNLLISAFVDTIANFMETGLNMTPPNFWIGKMRDLIMNEVKNHKIEAKDSIFTFKSELFSNNIGSGFEVFIVMDPESTNNLFEKI, via the coding sequence ATGAACCTTTCTAAAGAAGAATGGGACGTGATTTTAAAAGGTATTTTGGAAGAAGAATTTGGCGGGGAAAAAATGCTTCTTAAAACGGCGACGTATAGTACTAAAAATCTTGAATCTATTGAAAATTTAGGAAAAACCGCAGCAGAAAAAGCTGCAAACTTTGTTCAAGAAATGAGTGGAGAATCTGTTGATGTAAAGGTATTTAAGGTAAACCTTACGTCCACTCCTGAATTACTTGATAAAATTAGTGATGAAGAAAATAAGGTTTTTACCCAAATTGACTTTAACGGTGAAATTTCTGGCGTTGGAGTTTTAATATTTTCAGAAGAATCTGCTCTTAAAATGGCTGATGCAATGCTTTTAGGAATGGGTATGGAAGAAGAATCAAATGAGAAATTTGGGGAAATGAGAGTTTCTGCAATAAATGAAACATGTAATTTATTAATTTCTGCATTTGTTGACACTATTGCAAATTTTATGGAAACCGGACTTAACATGACTCCCCCAAACTTTTGGATTGGAAAAATGCGGGATTTGATTATGAATGAAGTAAAAAACCACAAAATTGAAGCAAAAGATTCAATATTTACATTCAAGTCAGAACTTTTTTCAAATAATATCGGTTCAGGTTTTGAAGTTTTTATAGTTATGGACCCCGAATCCACAAATAATTTATTTGAAAAAATATAA
- a CDS encoding restriction endonuclease subunit S, giving the protein MARAMKDSGIEWIGDIPADWNVIKTKHLCDISTGNQDTINRVDGGDYPFFIRSKNVERINTYSFDGEAVLTAGDGDVGKIFHYIDGKFDYHQRVYKFSDFRSVIGRYFYYYISSNLIRELGKYNAKTTVESLRLPWLKEFPVIVSKIEEQQQIAQYLDDKVGQIDSIIEKTKSSIEEYKKYKQSIMTETVTKGLDPTVMMKDSGVEWIGDIPEHWDMVKIKSLLYEINERNVDENAVLLSLFTALGVAPRSEMEEKGNKAVTVINYKIVKRGDLIVNKLLAWMGAIAFSDYEGVTSPDYDVYRFHENAEALTEFYEWYFRFTKFKDDCYKFGRGIMMMRWRTYPAQFKNIYVVNPPLEEQKQIIDYLKQKIADIDQLIDKKQRLITELESYKKSLIYEVVTGKKEIN; this is encoded by the coding sequence ATGGCTCGCGCGATGAAAGATAGCGGCATTGAGTGGATCGGCGATATCCCTGCGGATTGGAATGTGATAAAGACAAAACATTTGTGTGATATTTCAACAGGGAATCAAGATACGATTAATCGAGTGGATGGTGGAGATTATCCATTTTTTATCCGTTCAAAAAATGTTGAACGAATTAACACGTATTCTTTTGATGGGGAGGCAGTTTTAACGGCCGGAGATGGGGATGTAGGAAAAATTTTCCATTATATTGACGGAAAATTTGATTATCATCAGCGAGTTTATAAATTCAGTGATTTCAGAAGCGTTATTGGAAGATATTTCTATTATTACATATCTTCCAACCTTATTCGCGAACTGGGTAAATATAACGCAAAAACAACAGTTGAATCATTGCGTTTACCGTGGCTTAAAGAATTCCCCGTTATCGTCTCTAAAATTGAAGAACAACAACAAATTGCACAGTACCTCGACGATAAAGTCGGACAAATCGACAGTATTATCGAAAAAACCAAATCGTCAATCGAGGAGTATAAAAAGTACAAACAGTCAATTATGACGGAAACCGTGACTAAAGGGCTAGATCCAACCGTAATGATGAAAGATAGCGGCGTTGAGTGGATCGGCGATATTCCTGAACACTGGGATATGGTTAAAATTAAATCATTATTATACGAAATCAATGAACGAAACGTGGATGAAAATGCAGTATTATTATCATTATTTACTGCTTTAGGGGTAGCACCTCGTTCCGAAATGGAAGAAAAAGGCAATAAAGCAGTTACGGTTATAAATTATAAAATAGTTAAACGTGGCGACCTTATTGTCAATAAACTCCTTGCATGGATGGGGGCCATTGCTTTTTCAGATTATGAAGGAGTAACCAGTCCAGATTATGACGTTTATCGATTTCATGAAAATGCTGAAGCACTAACTGAATTTTATGAGTGGTACTTTAGATTTACTAAATTTAAAGATGATTGCTACAAATTTGGCAGGGGCATTATGATGATGAGATGGAGAACCTACCCTGCACAATTTAAAAATATTTACGTAGTAAATCCACCGTTAGAAGAACAAAAACAAATCATCGATTATTTAAAACAGAAAATTGCAGATATCGATCAACTTATCGACAAAAAACAACGACTAATAACGGAACTTGAATCATACAAGAAATCACTAATTTACGAAGTAGTTACGGGTAAAAAAGAAATCAACTAA
- a CDS encoding EVE domain-containing protein, translating into MCITNEENWNVVKDKKVWGVSEMYKNTIAKVEKGDMLLIYEMGITGKEPKPQYIRGLYEVTSDVNRDGKKIFGTHPNRPNETYPLRVKLKEIEVFKSPILFKPLVGDLEFIKNKKQWSGSLRRAMVPLSEKDFNTIRNGK; encoded by the coding sequence ATGTGTATCACAAACGAAGAAAACTGGAACGTCGTGAAGGACAAAAAAGTCTGGGGCGTTTCTGAAATGTACAAAAACACGATCGCGAAGGTTGAAAAGGGCGATATGTTACTGATTTACGAAATGGGTATAACTGGAAAAGAACCAAAGCCACAATACATTCGTGGACTTTATGAAGTCACTTCAGACGTTAATCGTGATGGAAAAAAGATATTTGGAACACACCCGAATAGGCCAAACGAAACGTACCCGCTCAGAGTTAAATTAAAAGAGATTGAAGTGTTCAAGTCACCAATTCTATTTAAGCCACTAGTTGGTGATCTCGAATTCATAAAAAACAAAAAACAGTGGTCAGGTTCACTCAGACGTGCGATGGTTCCGTTAAGCGAAAAAGACTTCAACACTATTCGAAACGGTAAATAA
- a CDS encoding chemotaxis protein CheC → MGVVETINKLISIGKDAADNTAKSFSGLTGENADIHFTGLRFVPVEFIPEQFTDETCKVVRINFDGILSGTSVLMINEEDSVKLEKLLLLDMIWDGLINRTELPEYSEIEESVINEVANVVLASFLNVFANALKDEINITTPEFTKNTGFNIVESLVLEMADKGINNALVFDNTIDIVGRFPVRSNIFILIDPEKLENLERL, encoded by the coding sequence TTGGGCGTAGTTGAAACGATAAATAAATTAATAAGTATTGGAAAAGATGCAGCAGATAATACTGCAAAGTCCTTTTCAGGCCTTACTGGTGAAAATGCAGATATTCATTTTACGGGACTTAGGTTTGTTCCAGTAGAATTTATTCCAGAACAATTTACTGATGAAACATGTAAAGTTGTTAGAATTAATTTCGATGGGATATTATCTGGAACCTCCGTTTTAATGATAAACGAAGAGGATTCAGTAAAATTAGAAAAACTTTTACTGCTCGACATGATATGGGATGGACTCATAAATAGAACAGAACTTCCAGAATATTCTGAAATTGAAGAATCTGTAATTAACGAAGTTGCAAATGTTGTTTTAGCTTCATTTTTAAACGTATTTGCAAATGCACTAAAAGATGAAATAAATATTACAACGCCCGAATTTACTAAAAATACTGGATTTAATATTGTAGAATCCCTTGTTTTAGAAATGGCGGATAAAGGAATCAATAATGCATTAGTTTTTGATAATACTATTGATATTGTTGGAAGATTCCCAGTTAGAAGTAATATTTTTATATTAATAGACCCCGAAAAACTTGAAAACCTTGAAAGACTTTAA
- a CDS encoding type I restriction endonuclease subunit R — protein MLNYGGYAKGDMSTYDAENAIDLPKLVSFIKSTQEKEWAKYERNYGIDSEQKLLKRFNEEVNTHGLLHVLRNGISDRGAKLKVCAFKPESNLNAELVSRYENNILTVTRQFAYSTENRNTIDMVLSLNGIPIVAIELKNQITGQSIENGKKQYIYDRNPKELCFHFNKRFLVYFTADLFEVSMATKLSGKDTTFLPFNQGSGGAGNVGGAGNPENTNGYTTSYLWESVLTKDSLMNIIQRFLNVRVEETKITKNGKEVKKTSTKLIFPRYHQLDVVTKLVDDVKKNGSGNSYLIQHSAGSGKSNSIGWIAYRLASLHDEADKNIFTSVIVVTDRKVLDNQLQDTISSFDHKFGLIETIDDKKTSKDLKDAINSGKKIIVTTLQKFPVIYEEVESNHGKRFAVIIDEAHSSQTGRSAQKLKIALADNKDALEEYAKIEGDVENSTDDFEDKLVKELTSHGRHKNLSFFAFTATPKQKTLEMFGKRYTDGTFHPFHIYSMKQAIEEGFILDVLKNYMTYKTCYKIAKSTPDNPELPESEARKAIARYESLHPYNLQQKTAVMVEQFREVTSKKINGQAKAMIVTPSRLHAVRYYNEFKRYIKHKGYNDLDVLIAFSGTVTDTDGTEYTESGMNKTKAGNKISEKQLPEVFHGDEFNMLIVAEKYQTGFDEPLLHTMFVDKKLSGVKAVQTLSRLNRTAKGKNDTFILDFANETIDIQAAFAPYYKETALDEEINVNLIYDTKVLLRKFNVYGDSDVEKFIKIHYKSGKQTDTDLGKLTSLFRPIQDYYLELSDEDQFKFKRSVRNFVKWYSYITQITRMFDRDLQMEYDFLYFLNKSLPSNSSERVDLDDKIKLEYYKLDKTFEGNIALETPDTVILENPKSIDVEKPKEGKDELLEVIIQSINDRFNGIFTDGDKVIIETIYGRIVNNDGERIAKYAEDSFEIFNDSFFPKVFDEVARSCFLEQTKAFKKIFENKEFYNTIQQEMARQVYRKFKNR, from the coding sequence ATGTTAAATTATGGTGGATACGCCAAAGGTGACATGTCAACGTATGATGCAGAAAATGCAATTGACTTACCAAAACTTGTATCGTTTATCAAATCAACACAGGAAAAAGAGTGGGCTAAATACGAGCGAAACTACGGAATCGATTCAGAACAAAAACTACTCAAACGATTCAACGAGGAAGTTAACACGCACGGACTTTTACATGTTCTAAGAAATGGAATCAGTGACCGTGGTGCTAAGCTCAAAGTTTGTGCATTCAAACCGGAATCCAACTTAAACGCTGAACTTGTAAGTAGGTATGAAAATAACATCCTAACCGTTACACGACAGTTTGCATACTCAACGGAAAACCGAAACACGATCGACATGGTATTGTCACTTAATGGTATTCCTATCGTTGCAATTGAACTCAAAAACCAGATCACCGGTCAATCAATCGAAAATGGTAAGAAACAATATATTTACGACCGAAATCCAAAAGAACTGTGCTTTCACTTTAACAAGCGATTTTTAGTGTACTTTACAGCGGACCTCTTCGAAGTTTCAATGGCAACGAAGCTTTCTGGAAAGGATACGACATTTTTACCATTTAACCAAGGTTCAGGCGGTGCTGGAAATGTCGGTGGTGCCGGTAACCCTGAAAACACTAACGGATACACTACATCGTATCTATGGGAATCCGTACTCACTAAAGATTCGTTAATGAACATCATCCAGCGATTCTTAAACGTAAGAGTTGAAGAAACAAAGATAACGAAAAACGGTAAGGAAGTAAAGAAAACGAGTACCAAGTTAATTTTCCCAAGATATCACCAGCTTGACGTTGTAACAAAGCTTGTTGATGACGTTAAAAAGAATGGATCAGGTAACAGCTACTTAATTCAACATTCGGCAGGTTCCGGTAAAAGTAACAGTATTGGCTGGATTGCATACCGACTTGCAAGCCTTCACGATGAAGCTGACAAAAACATTTTCACATCCGTTATCGTAGTAACTGATAGGAAGGTACTCGACAACCAGTTACAGGATACCATATCAAGTTTTGATCACAAATTTGGGTTAATCGAAACTATCGATGACAAAAAGACATCAAAGGACTTAAAAGATGCGATAAACAGCGGTAAAAAGATTATCGTAACAACACTTCAAAAGTTCCCTGTGATATACGAAGAAGTTGAAAGTAACCACGGCAAGCGATTTGCAGTGATTATCGACGAAGCTCACTCGAGCCAGACTGGAAGAAGTGCACAGAAACTTAAAATTGCACTTGCAGACAACAAAGACGCGCTTGAAGAATATGCAAAAATCGAAGGCGATGTGGAAAACTCAACTGATGACTTTGAGGATAAGCTTGTAAAAGAGTTAACGTCACACGGTAGGCATAAAAACCTTTCATTCTTCGCATTTACTGCAACACCAAAACAAAAAACGTTAGAAATGTTTGGTAAGCGTTACACTGACGGGACATTCCATCCGTTCCACATTTATTCGATGAAACAGGCAATTGAAGAAGGATTTATACTTGATGTGCTCAAAAACTACATGACTTATAAAACATGTTACAAGATTGCTAAATCCACACCCGATAACCCGGAATTACCCGAAAGTGAAGCGAGAAAAGCAATCGCTAGATATGAATCACTACATCCGTATAACTTGCAGCAAAAAACTGCAGTGATGGTTGAGCAGTTTCGTGAAGTTACTTCAAAGAAAATTAACGGTCAGGCCAAAGCAATGATTGTAACACCTTCAAGGCTTCACGCTGTTAGGTACTACAACGAATTTAAGAGATATATTAAGCATAAGGGCTACAACGATCTCGATGTCCTTATCGCGTTTTCTGGAACTGTAACTGATACTGATGGTACAGAATATACGGAAAGTGGAATGAATAAGACTAAAGCAGGTAACAAAATTAGCGAAAAGCAGCTCCCCGAAGTATTTCATGGTGACGAATTTAACATGTTAATCGTTGCCGAAAAGTACCAAACTGGCTTTGATGAACCTTTACTCCACACAATGTTTGTTGATAAGAAACTTAGTGGTGTAAAAGCTGTTCAGACACTTTCAAGACTTAACCGAACCGCGAAAGGTAAAAATGACACGTTTATCCTTGACTTCGCAAACGAAACTATCGATATTCAAGCTGCATTTGCACCATACTACAAGGAAACAGCGCTAGATGAAGAAATCAACGTCAATTTAATTTACGATACCAAAGTGTTACTTCGAAAATTTAACGTATACGGCGATAGCGATGTTGAGAAATTTATAAAAATACACTATAAATCCGGCAAACAAACGGACACCGATCTTGGTAAACTCACAAGTCTTTTCAGACCGATACAGGATTATTATCTCGAACTAAGTGACGAAGACCAGTTCAAATTCAAGAGATCCGTTAGAAACTTTGTTAAGTGGTATTCGTACATCACGCAAATCACGAGGATGTTTGATCGGGATTTACAGATGGAATACGATTTTCTATACTTCCTAAATAAATCGTTACCAAGTAACAGTTCAGAACGAGTTGATCTTGATGATAAGATCAAGCTTGAATATTACAAGCTAGATAAAACGTTTGAGGGTAACATTGCACTCGAAACACCGGACACGGTGATACTTGAAAACCCGAAATCAATCGATGTTGAGAAACCAAAAGAAGGTAAGGATGAACTGCTTGAAGTGATAATTCAAAGTATTAACGACCGATTCAACGGCATATTCACGGATGGCGACAAAGTCATTATCGAAACGATATATGGTCGAATTGTGAATAACGACGGCGAAAGAATTGCGAAATATGCTGAAGATTCGTTTGAGATATTTAACGACAGTTTCTTCCCAAAGGTGTTTGATGAAGTTGCGAGAAGTTGCTTTTTAGAGCAAACGAAAGCGTTCAAAAAAATATTCGAAAATAAGGAGTTTTATAACACGATACAACAGGAGATGGCTCGACAGGTGTACCGTAAGTTTAAGAATCGATAA
- a CDS encoding tyrosine-type recombinase/integrase — translation MDEGTSVEIVKEILGHSDVKTTMIYAHAKERTKKMLPDIRKKLDQR, via the coding sequence TTGGATGAGGGTACTTCCGTTGAAATTGTAAAGGAAATTTTAGGCCATAGTGACGTAAAAACTACGATGATTTATGCACATGCAAAAGAGAGAACAAAAAAGATGTTACCAGACATTCGAAAAAAATTAGATCAAAGATAA
- a CDS encoding DUF2283 domain-containing protein produces the protein MSKFDGKDVTLDYDPLADAMYIKRKNIESQYDHTIELDNIYLDMGITKTGEKLITGIEIINASETFGLTKFDLSNIIGTSGIIEVYKETNTLKSQ, from the coding sequence ATGAGTAAATTTGATGGTAAGGATGTAACTTTAGACTATGATCCGTTAGCTGATGCAATGTATATTAAAAGAAAAAACATTGAATCACAATACGACCACACAATTGAATTAGATAATATCTATTTAGATATGGGAATAACTAAAACTGGGGAAAAATTAATTACAGGAATTGAAATAATTAATGCTTCGGAAACTTTTGGATTAACTAAATTTGATTTAAGTAATATTATTGGAACTAGTGGAATTATAGAAGTTTATAAAGAAACAAACACTTTGAAAAGTCAATAA
- a CDS encoding type I restriction-modification system subunit M, producing the protein MSALYHKTNVNVSEKANMIWNIADIIRGTFKPHEYGKVILPMTVLKRLNDTLLPTKEKVLEAYKEYGSLEVNDGFFRDASGYPFYNTSPFTFETLLNDPDHIEENFRTFMAGFSENIQDILKNFKFEHIISDLVGSTAEDDKLFYVIQEFNKPNSYMGPDAISTADMGYIFEELIRKFSESYNEEAGAHFTARDIIYLMTDLLVTEEDAALTRGKIDCYDMAMGTSQMLTCLTERILQLDSEVEVNVFGQEFNPETFAIAKADMIIRGGIADNMRFGDTLTNDQFKGYKFDYCISNPPFGVEWKPQKNAVEKEHKSGDNGRFGVGLPKISDGQMLFTLNGISKLKDTGRMAIIHNGSPLFTGDAGSGPSEIRKYIIENDWLDAIVQLPNDLFYNTGITTYVWLISKNKSDERKGKVQLIDASNMYEKRRKSIGNKRVDLSEDCRAAIVQAYGEFTDKFYDYGDKSVESKVFNNEDFGFYKITIESPLLDEKGKIVMKKGKPAPDTSKRDTENVPLTDNIKNYFEREVLPYNPDAWVDESKTVIGYEIPFTRHFYKYVAPEKSDAIAERICVIEAELTGSLKSLFGKDGE; encoded by the coding sequence ATGAGTGCACTCTATCACAAAACCAACGTCAATGTTTCAGAAAAAGCAAACATGATCTGGAACATTGCTGATATTATTCGAGGAACATTCAAACCACACGAATACGGTAAGGTAATTTTACCAATGACTGTGTTAAAGAGACTCAATGACACACTATTGCCGACGAAAGAGAAAGTACTCGAAGCTTACAAGGAATACGGTAGCTTAGAAGTTAACGACGGCTTTTTTAGGGATGCTTCCGGTTATCCATTTTATAACACGAGTCCGTTCACGTTTGAGACTTTGTTAAACGACCCGGATCACATCGAAGAAAACTTCAGAACGTTCATGGCCGGTTTTTCCGAAAACATTCAAGACATTTTGAAGAACTTCAAATTCGAACACATTATTTCAGACCTCGTTGGAAGTACAGCTGAAGACGACAAGTTATTTTACGTTATACAAGAATTTAACAAGCCAAATTCATACATGGGCCCTGATGCGATATCAACCGCTGACATGGGTTACATTTTCGAAGAACTCATACGAAAGTTTTCAGAGTCCTACAACGAAGAAGCTGGAGCTCACTTTACGGCGCGAGATATAATTTACCTTATGACCGATTTACTCGTTACTGAAGAAGATGCAGCATTAACAAGGGGAAAAATAGACTGTTACGACATGGCAATGGGTACATCACAGATGTTAACCTGTCTAACTGAACGGATTTTACAGCTCGATAGTGAAGTTGAAGTTAACGTGTTTGGTCAAGAGTTTAACCCCGAAACATTTGCGATTGCAAAAGCAGACATGATAATTCGCGGTGGAATTGCTGATAACATGCGTTTTGGCGATACGCTTACAAACGACCAGTTTAAAGGCTACAAGTTTGACTACTGTATTTCAAATCCGCCATTTGGTGTTGAGTGGAAACCACAAAAGAACGCTGTCGAAAAGGAACATAAAAGCGGCGATAATGGAAGATTTGGTGTAGGTTTACCAAAAATATCTGACGGACAGATGTTATTTACGCTAAATGGTATCAGTAAGCTTAAAGACACTGGTAGAATGGCAATTATTCATAATGGTTCACCACTATTTACGGGTGATGCAGGTTCAGGCCCATCCGAAATTAGAAAGTACATTATCGAAAACGACTGGTTAGATGCAATTGTTCAGTTACCTAACGATTTGTTTTACAACACAGGAATTACAACGTACGTGTGGCTTATTTCGAAAAATAAATCCGATGAAAGAAAAGGAAAAGTACAGTTAATTGATGCATCAAATATGTATGAAAAGAGACGTAAATCTATCGGTAACAAGCGAGTAGACTTATCTGAAGACTGTCGTGCGGCTATTGTTCAGGCTTATGGCGAATTTACCGACAAATTCTACGATTACGGTGACAAATCAGTCGAATCGAAGGTATTCAATAACGAGGATTTCGGATTCTACAAAATCACTATTGAGTCACCATTACTTGATGAAAAAGGTAAAATTGTAATGAAGAAAGGTAAACCCGCACCAGATACGTCAAAGCGGGATACTGAAAACGTACCGTTAACCGATAATATCAAGAATTACTTTGAACGTGAAGTTTTACCCTATAACCCCGACGCATGGGTCGATGAAAGTAAAACTGTAATCGGCTACGAAATACCGTTTACAAGACACTTTTACAAGTACGTTGCACCGGAAAAGTCTGACGCGATAGCTGAAAGGATTTGTGTAATCGAAGCTGAATTAACAGGTAGTTTGAAGTCGCTATTTGGTAAAGACGGTGAATAA
- a CDS encoding CheR family methyltransferase, with the protein MDDMYFKRIKRDIGTKLKIQVDQYKDSYILRRISVRMRLCKCKDFKEYYEFLLTNPAEFQKLENTLTVNVTEFWRDRTVYNELKKLFESIVMDKKNRSLKIWSAGCSSGEEPYGLAIIIKDLMEKHNQKYMRVTITATDLDKEILEKAKNGQYISKQLKNMDDITINKYFTKLTSEEYEVKTDVKRIVQFKKHDLINEGPISGMNIVLCRNVIIYFDKQIQEELFMKFHNALIPDGYLVLGKTEMLHGNARNAFKPVNHRERIYQKLDLGKLNADGLKN; encoded by the coding sequence ATGGACGATATGTATTTTAAAAGGATTAAAAGAGATATCGGCACTAAATTAAAGATACAAGTGGACCAGTATAAAGATTCATATATTTTAAGGAGGATTTCTGTAAGAATGCGGCTTTGTAAGTGTAAAGACTTTAAAGAATATTATGAATTTCTTTTAACAAATCCTGCTGAATTTCAAAAACTTGAAAACACCTTAACAGTAAATGTAACTGAATTTTGGAGAGATAGAACCGTTTATAACGAATTAAAAAAATTATTTGAAAGTATCGTAATGGATAAAAAAAACCGTTCTTTAAAAATATGGAGTGCAGGCTGCTCTTCTGGTGAAGAACCGTATGGTCTTGCAATAATTATTAAGGATTTAATGGAAAAACACAATCAAAAGTACATGAGAGTTACGATAACTGCAACTGACTTAGACAAAGAAATACTTGAAAAAGCAAAAAACGGCCAATACATTTCAAAGCAGTTAAAAAACATGGACGATATAACTATAAATAAATATTTTACCAAACTAACAAGTGAAGAATATGAAGTTAAAACAGATGTAAAAAGAATTGTGCAGTTTAAAAAACACGATCTTATAAATGAGGGCCCAATTTCTGGAATGAATATAGTTCTTTGTAGGAACGTAATAATATACTTTGATAAACAAATTCAAGAAGAACTTTTCATGAAATTTCACAATGCATTAATTCCAGATGGTTATTTGGTGTTAGGTAAAACAGAAATGCTTCATGGAAATGCAAGAAATGCGTTTAAACCGGTAAATCATAGGGAGCGTATCTATCAAAAATTAGATTTAGGAAAATTAAATGCAGATGGATTAAAAAATTAA
- a CDS encoding response regulator, with translation MANIVKVLVVDDSAFMRNILKRILSPTNKYIVVAEAGNGKEAIQKVEELQPDLISMDIVMPEIDGISATKTIKEKFPNIKVVMCTSVDQEQKMIDAVNAGADGYIVKPFQAPKVLEQFNKLFP, from the coding sequence ATGGCTAATATTGTAAAAGTGTTAGTGGTTGATGATTCTGCATTCATGAGAAACATATTAAAGAGAATTCTCTCCCCAACTAATAAATACATCGTTGTAGCTGAGGCTGGAAATGGAAAAGAAGCAATTCAAAAGGTAGAAGAATTACAGCCTGATTTAATAAGTATGGATATTGTAATGCCTGAAATTGATGGAATAAGTGCTACAAAAACAATCAAAGAAAAATTTCCAAATATAAAGGTAGTAATGTGTACTTCGGTTGACCAAGAGCAAAAAATGATTGATGCAGTAAATGCAGGGGCAGATGGATATATTGTAAAACCATTCCAAGCACCAAAAGTTCTTGAACAGTTCAATAAATTATTTCCTTAA